The following are encoded in a window of Eriocheir sinensis breed Jianghai 21 chromosome 35, ASM2467909v1, whole genome shotgun sequence genomic DNA:
- the LOC127007291 gene encoding UDP-N-acetylglucosamine transporter-like isoform X1, with protein sequence MSEVDSQKGPSMEGPGNRHWLRRHLFSLKTLSLVVLSVQTSTMVLLLRYSRTNSSPQPYIITTAVLLSELLKLGLSLAFLHLDSGKILRVTMKRLYEDVFLNVWETLKLAIPAFLYVVQNNLLFIALSNLDAATYQVTYQLKILTTAIFSWVMLGKRLAPIHWLSLCLLMLGVSLVQVDGGSSSRSTSKILPEVEAIEGADPSLLGAGAEDGGEGGDGLPSNVHNTAHPNPEVPRLLGILAVCVSCISSGFSGVYFERLVKRGKQTSLIIRNIQLGLFSIAFAVMAVTSDSRAIRESGFFQGYSTAAWLVVLIQAFGGLMVSVTMKYADNILKGFATSLSIVMSSLVSWLALGDDAPTLQFVIGASIVIASTFLYGLTPQRENELREDSHHATSSIATPHKVLARKKNLREIV encoded by the exons ATGAGTGAGGTGGACAGCCAGAAGGGGCCAAGCATGGAGGGCCCCGGGAACCGGCACTGGCTGCGGAGGCACCTGTTCTCCCTCAAGACCCTGAGTTTGGTGGTGTTGTCGGTGCAGACTTCCACCATGGTGCTGCTCCTCCGCTACAGTCGCACCAACTCTTCACCACAACCCTACATCATCACAACGGCTGTTCTCCTCTCAGAGCTCCTCAAACTGGGCCTTTCACTCGCCTTCCTACATCTGGACTCTG GCAAAATCCTGCGAGTGACGATGAAGCGGTTGTATGAGGATGTGTTTCTGAATGTATGGGAGACCCTGAAGCTGGCCATCCCTGCCTTCCTGTATGTGGTGCAGAACAACCTGCTCTTCATCGCCCTCTCCAACTTGGATGCTGCTACTTACCAG GTGACGTACCAGCTCAAGATTCTCACCACAGCCATCTTCTCGTGGGTGATGCTGGGCAAACGCCTCGCCCCCATCCACTGGCTGTCTCTGTGTCTGCTGATGCTTGGGGTCTCCCTTGTACAG GTAGatggaggcagcagcagcagaagcaccTCCAAAATACTGCCCGAGGTGGAAGCCATCGAGGGAGCAGACCCAAGTTTGTTGGGGGCTGGGGCtgaggatggtggtgaaggtggtgatgggctGCCTTCAAATGTTCACAACACAGCCCACCCAAACCCTGAGGTGCCGCGACTCCTAGGCATTCTGGCTGTGTGTGTCTCGTGCATCTCTAGCGGGTTCTCGGGGGTGTACTTTGAGCGTCtggtgaagagagggaagcaAACATCCCTCATCATCAGAAACATACAGCTGG GCTTGTTTTCCATTGCGTTCGCTGTGATGGCTGTGACTAGTGACAGCCGGGCCATTAGGGAAAGTGGCTTCTTCCAGGGATACTCCACTGCTGCCTGGCTGGTTGTGCTTATACag GCATTTGGTGGGCTGATGGTGTCAGTTACGATGAAGTATGCTGACAACATTCTGAAGGGCTTCGCCACCTCCCTGTCCATAGTGATGTCCAGCCTTGTGTCATGGCTGGCGCTGGGGGATGACGCGCCTACCCTACAGTTTGTCATAGGCGCGTCCATTGTCATTGCCTCAACGTTTCTCTACGGCCTCACACCCCAGAGGGAGAACGAGCTGAGGGAGGATTCTCATCATGCAACCTCCTCCATCGCCACCCCACATAAGGT actggcaaggaaaaaaaacttACGTGAGATAGTGTGA
- the LOC127007291 gene encoding UDP-N-acetylglucosamine transporter-like isoform X3 encodes MSEVDSQKGPSMEGPGNRHWLRRHLFSLKTLSLVVLSVQTSTMVLLLRYSRTNSSPQPYIITTAVLLSELLKLGLSLAFLHLDSGKILRVTMKRLYEDVFLNVWETLKLAIPAFLYVVQNNLLFIALSNLDAATYQVTYQLKILTTAIFSWVMLGKRLAPIHWLSLCLLMLGVSLVQVDGGSSSRSTSKILPEVEAIEGADPSLLGAGAEDGGEGGDGLPSNVHNTAHPNPEVPRLLGILAVCVSCISSGFSGVYFERLVKRGKQTSLIIRNIQLGLFSIAFAVMAVTSDSRAIRESGFFQGYSTAAWLVVLIQAFGGLMVSVTMKYADNILKGFATSLSIVMSSLVSWLALGDDAPTLQFVIGASIVIASTFLYGLTPQRENELREDSHHATSSIATPHKV; translated from the exons ATGAGTGAGGTGGACAGCCAGAAGGGGCCAAGCATGGAGGGCCCCGGGAACCGGCACTGGCTGCGGAGGCACCTGTTCTCCCTCAAGACCCTGAGTTTGGTGGTGTTGTCGGTGCAGACTTCCACCATGGTGCTGCTCCTCCGCTACAGTCGCACCAACTCTTCACCACAACCCTACATCATCACAACGGCTGTTCTCCTCTCAGAGCTCCTCAAACTGGGCCTTTCACTCGCCTTCCTACATCTGGACTCTG GCAAAATCCTGCGAGTGACGATGAAGCGGTTGTATGAGGATGTGTTTCTGAATGTATGGGAGACCCTGAAGCTGGCCATCCCTGCCTTCCTGTATGTGGTGCAGAACAACCTGCTCTTCATCGCCCTCTCCAACTTGGATGCTGCTACTTACCAG GTGACGTACCAGCTCAAGATTCTCACCACAGCCATCTTCTCGTGGGTGATGCTGGGCAAACGCCTCGCCCCCATCCACTGGCTGTCTCTGTGTCTGCTGATGCTTGGGGTCTCCCTTGTACAG GTAGatggaggcagcagcagcagaagcaccTCCAAAATACTGCCCGAGGTGGAAGCCATCGAGGGAGCAGACCCAAGTTTGTTGGGGGCTGGGGCtgaggatggtggtgaaggtggtgatgggctGCCTTCAAATGTTCACAACACAGCCCACCCAAACCCTGAGGTGCCGCGACTCCTAGGCATTCTGGCTGTGTGTGTCTCGTGCATCTCTAGCGGGTTCTCGGGGGTGTACTTTGAGCGTCtggtgaagagagggaagcaAACATCCCTCATCATCAGAAACATACAGCTGG GCTTGTTTTCCATTGCGTTCGCTGTGATGGCTGTGACTAGTGACAGCCGGGCCATTAGGGAAAGTGGCTTCTTCCAGGGATACTCCACTGCTGCCTGGCTGGTTGTGCTTATACag GCATTTGGTGGGCTGATGGTGTCAGTTACGATGAAGTATGCTGACAACATTCTGAAGGGCTTCGCCACCTCCCTGTCCATAGTGATGTCCAGCCTTGTGTCATGGCTGGCGCTGGGGGATGACGCGCCTACCCTACAGTTTGTCATAGGCGCGTCCATTGTCATTGCCTCAACGTTTCTCTACGGCCTCACACCCCAGAGGGAGAACGAGCTGAGGGAGGATTCTCATCATGCAACCTCCTCCATCGCCACCCCACATAAGGTGTAA
- the LOC127007291 gene encoding UDP-N-acetylglucosamine transporter-like isoform X2, translating to MSEVDSQKGPSMEGPGNRHWLRRHLFSLKTLSLVVLSVQTSTMVLLLRYSRTNSSPQPYIITTAVLLSELLKLGLSLAFLHLDSGKILRVTMKRLYEDVFLNVWETLKLAIPAFLYVVQNNLLFIALSNLDAATYQVTYQLKILTTAIFSWVMLGKRLAPIHWLSLCLLMLGVSLVQVDGGSSSRSTSKILPEVEAIEGADPSLLGAGAEDGGEGGDGLPSNVHNTAHPNPEVPRLLGILAVCVSCISSGFSGVYFERLVKRGKQTSLIIRNIQLGLFSIAFAVMAVTSDSRAIRESGFFQGYSTAAWLVVLIQAFGGLMVSVTMKYADNILKGFATSLSIVMSSLVSWLALGDDAPTLQFVIGASIVIASTFLYGLTPQRENELREDSHHATSSIATPHKTGKEKKLT from the exons ATGAGTGAGGTGGACAGCCAGAAGGGGCCAAGCATGGAGGGCCCCGGGAACCGGCACTGGCTGCGGAGGCACCTGTTCTCCCTCAAGACCCTGAGTTTGGTGGTGTTGTCGGTGCAGACTTCCACCATGGTGCTGCTCCTCCGCTACAGTCGCACCAACTCTTCACCACAACCCTACATCATCACAACGGCTGTTCTCCTCTCAGAGCTCCTCAAACTGGGCCTTTCACTCGCCTTCCTACATCTGGACTCTG GCAAAATCCTGCGAGTGACGATGAAGCGGTTGTATGAGGATGTGTTTCTGAATGTATGGGAGACCCTGAAGCTGGCCATCCCTGCCTTCCTGTATGTGGTGCAGAACAACCTGCTCTTCATCGCCCTCTCCAACTTGGATGCTGCTACTTACCAG GTGACGTACCAGCTCAAGATTCTCACCACAGCCATCTTCTCGTGGGTGATGCTGGGCAAACGCCTCGCCCCCATCCACTGGCTGTCTCTGTGTCTGCTGATGCTTGGGGTCTCCCTTGTACAG GTAGatggaggcagcagcagcagaagcaccTCCAAAATACTGCCCGAGGTGGAAGCCATCGAGGGAGCAGACCCAAGTTTGTTGGGGGCTGGGGCtgaggatggtggtgaaggtggtgatgggctGCCTTCAAATGTTCACAACACAGCCCACCCAAACCCTGAGGTGCCGCGACTCCTAGGCATTCTGGCTGTGTGTGTCTCGTGCATCTCTAGCGGGTTCTCGGGGGTGTACTTTGAGCGTCtggtgaagagagggaagcaAACATCCCTCATCATCAGAAACATACAGCTGG GCTTGTTTTCCATTGCGTTCGCTGTGATGGCTGTGACTAGTGACAGCCGGGCCATTAGGGAAAGTGGCTTCTTCCAGGGATACTCCACTGCTGCCTGGCTGGTTGTGCTTATACag GCATTTGGTGGGCTGATGGTGTCAGTTACGATGAAGTATGCTGACAACATTCTGAAGGGCTTCGCCACCTCCCTGTCCATAGTGATGTCCAGCCTTGTGTCATGGCTGGCGCTGGGGGATGACGCGCCTACCCTACAGTTTGTCATAGGCGCGTCCATTGTCATTGCCTCAACGTTTCTCTACGGCCTCACACCCCAGAGGGAGAACGAGCTGAGGGAGGATTCTCATCATGCAACCTCCTCCATCGCCACCCCACATAAG actggcaaggaaaaaaaacttACGTGA